The following nucleotide sequence is from Tardiphaga sp. 709.
GTCGCCACCGATCTCGAGCGGATTGGCGATCTCTCCAAGAACATCGGCAAGCGCGTCAATGCGCTCGACAGCGATTTCCATCCGCTGAAGCTGATCCGCGGCCTCGAACACATGACTGACCTCGTGACCACCCAGGTCAAGGCCGTGCTCGACGCCTATGCCGCACACGATTTGCCGGCCGCCATGACGGTGTGGAAGGGCGACGAGGAAATCGATGCGATCTGCACCTCGCTGTTCCGCGAACTCCTGACCTATATGATGGAAGACCCGCGTAACATTTCGTTCTGTATCCACCTGATGTTCTGCGCCAAGAACATCGAGCGGATCGGTGACCACGCCACCAACATTGCGGAAACCGTGTTCTACATGATCGAGGGCCAACAGATCCTCGACAAGCGCCCGAAGGGCGACATGACCACATTCGCGAATACGCCGACGGTCTGAAGCATGATCCGGAAAAGTGGAAGCCAGTCTTCCGCAAGGATCATGACCTAAAGGCTTTTCGGACGTCACTGAGGATATTGACCATATGGCTGTGAATGCACGCATTCTGGTGGTGGAGGACGAGGAAGCCCTCACGACGCTTCTTCGCTACAACCTCGACGCCGAAGGCTATGATGTTGAAACCGTCGCGCGCGGCGACGATGCCGACACCCGCTTGAAGGAGCGGGTGCCGGATCTCGTGGTGCTCGACTGGATGCTGCCGGGTCTTTCCGGCATCGAACTGTGCCGCCGTCTGCGCGCACGGCCTGAAACCAAGGCATTGCCGATCATCATGCTGACGGCGCGGGGCGAAGAGAGCGAGCGCGTTCGCGGTCTCGCCACCGGTGCCGACGATTACATCGTCAAGCCGTTCTCCGTGCCGGAGCTCCTGGCCCGCGTGAAGGGCCTGCTCCGTCGTGCAGCTCCCGAGCGTCTCGCCACCGTCTTG
It contains:
- the phoU gene encoding phosphate signaling complex protein PhoU codes for the protein MAFEHTTKAFDDDLQELTRLVAEMGGLAERQIVESVDALIRRDVALGARVVATDAEIDQLQRTIEERAVLTIAKRQPMAVDLREIVGALRVATDLERIGDLSKNIGKRVNALDSDFHPLKLIRGLEHMTDLVTTQVKAVLDAYAAHDLPAAMTVWKGDEEIDAICTSLFRELLTYMMEDPRNISFCIHLMFCAKNIERIGDHATNIAETVFYMIEGQQILDKRPKGDMTTFANTPTV
- the phoB gene encoding phosphate regulon transcriptional regulator PhoB, which encodes MNARILVVEDEEALTTLLRYNLDAEGYDVETVARGDDADTRLKERVPDLVVLDWMLPGLSGIELCRRLRARPETKALPIIMLTARGEESERVRGLATGADDYIVKPFSVPELLARVKGLLRRAAPERLATVLAFGDIELDRDKRRVVRSSRPIDLGPTEYRLLEFFLEHPGRVFSREQLLDSVWGRDIYIDERTVDVHIGRLRKLLNPAGEPDPIRTVRGAGYALDDRFDKAAE